A genomic window from Sphingomonas taxi includes:
- a CDS encoding PadR family transcriptional regulator: protein MFGHMHGRGGRGCGPRGGWDRWAAQAEGRFEGFRHEGRGGGGGRRRMFDGGELRLVLLRMIADEPRHGYELIKAVEELTGGAYAPSPGMVYPALTMLAEMELIAEQPSETARKRFVVTAAGEAHLAEHEEQVAMLMARLAEIGAHRARHDRAPIRRAMRNLRDVVMERVEAGDLSDDAVHEVAALIDGVVQKIERLK, encoded by the coding sequence ATGTTTGGACATATGCATGGCCGCGGTGGACGCGGCTGCGGGCCGCGCGGCGGCTGGGATCGGTGGGCGGCGCAGGCCGAGGGACGGTTCGAGGGCTTTCGCCACGAAGGACGTGGCGGCGGCGGTGGCCGGCGACGGATGTTCGACGGTGGCGAGCTGCGGCTGGTGCTGCTGCGGATGATCGCCGACGAGCCGCGCCACGGCTATGAATTGATCAAGGCGGTCGAGGAACTGACCGGCGGCGCCTATGCGCCCTCGCCGGGGATGGTCTATCCGGCGCTGACGATGCTCGCCGAGATGGAGCTGATCGCCGAACAGCCGTCGGAGACGGCGCGCAAGCGCTTCGTCGTCACCGCGGCGGGCGAGGCGCATCTCGCCGAGCATGAAGAGCAGGTGGCGATGCTGATGGCGCGGCTGGCCGAGATCGGCGCGCATCGTGCGCGTCATGATCGGGCGCCGATCCGGCGGGCGATGCGCAACCTGCGCGACGTGGTGATGGAGCGGGTCGAGGCGGGCGATCTGTCCGACGATGCGGTGCACGAGGTCGCGGCGCTGATCGACGGCGTCGTCCAGAAGATCGAGCGGCTCAAGTGA
- a CDS encoding DUF2218 domain-containing protein, whose protein sequence is MSVSVARVPTGSASRYLQQLAKHWSHKMAVSFTAEEGSIAFPNGSLLAMKADSDSLDLVLTVPEGEDEGRMREVVASHLDRFAFREAPLTFDWRAG, encoded by the coding sequence GTGAGCGTCTCGGTCGCGCGTGTGCCGACGGGGTCGGCGAGCCGCTATCTCCAGCAACTGGCGAAGCATTGGAGCCACAAGATGGCGGTCAGCTTCACCGCCGAGGAGGGCAGCATCGCCTTTCCCAACGGATCGCTGCTGGCGATGAAGGCGGACAGCGACAGCCTCGATCTGGTGCTGACCGTGCCGGAGGGCGAGGACGAGGGCCGGATGCGCGAGGTGGTGGCGAGCCATCTCGACCGCTTCGCCTTCCGCGAGGCGCCGCTGACCTTCGATTGGCGGGCGGGGTAG
- a CDS encoding glycosyltransferase family 4 protein: MQPSDLRVALFSGNYNYTRDGANQALNLLVAHLLAQGVTVRIYSPTIDPPAFPPTGDLVSVPAIPMPGGRAEYLLGRYLPARTRADLEAFAPNLVHVSAPDLLNHGAVSWARRNGIPSLASFHTRFETYFRYYRIGFVEPWIKALMRRFYNRVDRVMPPSPSMGALLREWGVTTPITIWSRGIDHDRFVPERRSLAWRRALGIGDDEIAVGFLGRLVKEKGLDVFAEVIKDLTRRGVPHKVLVIGKGPAQDWFAQQAPGAIFAGFQSGDDLGRAVASMDVFFNPSVTETFGNVTTEAMAAGVPVVAARATGAVDLVEHGVTGFLVEPTDITGYADAIERIVTEPGLKARMGAAGLARAATYRWDTANQTVLDTYLELVDR; this comes from the coding sequence ATGCAACCCTCCGATCTTCGTGTCGCGCTGTTCAGCGGCAATTACAATTACACGCGCGATGGTGCCAATCAGGCGCTGAACCTGCTCGTCGCCCATCTGCTGGCGCAGGGCGTCACGGTCCGCATCTATTCGCCGACGATCGATCCGCCCGCCTTCCCGCCGACCGGCGACCTCGTCTCGGTGCCGGCGATCCCGATGCCGGGCGGCCGCGCCGAATATCTGCTCGGCCGCTATCTGCCCGCCAGGACCCGCGCCGACCTCGAAGCCTTCGCCCCCAATCTCGTCCACGTCTCGGCGCCCGACCTGCTCAACCATGGCGCGGTGAGCTGGGCGCGGCGCAACGGCATCCCCAGCCTCGCCTCCTTCCACACCCGGTTCGAGACCTATTTCCGCTATTACCGGATCGGCTTCGTCGAACCGTGGATCAAGGCGCTGATGCGGCGCTTCTACAATCGCGTTGACCGGGTGATGCCGCCGAGCCCCAGCATGGGCGCGCTGCTGCGCGAATGGGGGGTGACGACGCCGATCACGATCTGGTCGCGCGGCATCGACCACGATCGCTTCGTGCCCGAACGGCGCAGCCTCGCCTGGCGGCGCGCGCTCGGCATCGGCGACGACGAGATCGCGGTCGGCTTCCTCGGCCGGCTGGTCAAGGAAAAGGGGCTCGACGTCTTCGCGGAGGTGATCAAGGACCTCACCCGGCGCGGCGTGCCGCACAAGGTGCTGGTGATCGGCAAGGGGCCGGCGCAGGACTGGTTCGCGCAACAGGCGCCGGGCGCGATCTTCGCAGGCTTCCAGTCGGGCGACGACCTCGGCCGCGCGGTCGCGTCGATGGACGTGTTCTTCAATCCCTCGGTGACCGAAACGTTCGGCAACGTCACCACCGAGGCGATGGCCGCCGGCGTGCCGGTGGTGGCGGCGCGGGCGACGGGTGCGGTCGATCTCGTCGAGCATGGCGTGACCGGATTTCTGGTCGAGCCGACCGATATCACCGGCTATGCGGATGCGATCGAGCGCATCGTCACCGAACCGGGGCTCAAGGCGCGAATGGGCGCGGCCGGTCTGGCGCGGGCCGCGACCTACCGTTGGGACACCGCCAACCAGACCGTGCTCGACACCTATCTGGAACTGGTCGACCGCTAA
- a CDS encoding glutathione S-transferase N-terminal domain-containing protein: MTDLSAFPITQRWPAQHPERIQLYSLPTPNGVKVSIMLEETGLPYEAHRIDFGHDEQKSAAFVSLNPNGKIPAIIDPDGPDGAPFGLFESGAILLYLAEKSGRFLPADPAGRWQAIQWLMFQMGGVGPMFGQLGFFHKFAGRDFEDKRPRDRYVAEVVRLLGVLDAALGRDWLLGADYSVADIAHLGWVNALVGFYDAGELVGFERFANVAAWLARGLARPAVQRGLAIPG, encoded by the coding sequence ATGACCGATCTGTCCGCCTTTCCGATCACGCAGCGCTGGCCGGCGCAGCATCCCGAGCGCATCCAGCTCTATTCGCTGCCGACGCCCAACGGCGTCAAAGTGTCGATCATGCTGGAGGAGACGGGGCTGCCATACGAGGCGCACCGGATCGACTTCGGCCACGACGAGCAAAAGTCGGCAGCGTTCGTCTCGCTCAATCCCAATGGCAAGATTCCGGCGATCATCGATCCCGACGGACCGGACGGAGCGCCGTTCGGCCTGTTCGAGAGCGGTGCGATCCTGCTCTATCTGGCGGAGAAGAGCGGACGGTTCCTGCCGGCCGACCCGGCCGGGCGGTGGCAGGCGATCCAGTGGCTGATGTTCCAGATGGGCGGCGTCGGCCCGATGTTCGGGCAGCTCGGCTTCTTCCACAAATTCGCGGGCCGCGACTTCGAGGACAAGCGGCCGCGCGACCGCTACGTCGCCGAGGTGGTGCGGTTGCTGGGGGTGCTCGACGCGGCGCTGGGCAGGGACTGGCTGCTGGGGGCGGACTATTCGGTGGCGGACATCGCGCATCTCGGCTGGGTGAATGCTTTGGTCGGTTTCTACGACGCGGGCGAACTGGTCGGGTTCGAGCGGTTCGCGAACGTGGCGGCTTGGCTCGCGCGCGGGCTGGCGCGGCCGGCGGTACAGCGGGGGTTGGCGATTCCGGGGTGA
- the radA gene encoding DNA repair protein RadA, translated as MAKPQKRYVCQACGSVSHRWAGQCADCSEWNTLVEEASAVVTPFQAKHDLRTGGRSFELVGLDADIVLPERMATGIAELDRALGGGFVEGSATLIGGDPGIGKSTLLLQAAAKLALAGKSVAYVSGEEATDQVRLRARRLGIGHAPVQLAAATSTRDILTTLSMGPPPALLVIDSIQTMHSDLIEGAPGTVSQVRASSQELIRFAKERGTALVLVGHVTKDGSIAGPRVLEHMVDTVLAFEGERSHQYRILRAIKNRFGGTDEIGVFAMQSEGLAEVSNPSALFLTQRDEGVTGTTVFPALEGTRPVLVEIQALVVRLASGATPRRAVVGWDSGRLAMILAVLEARCGLSFSNAEVYLNIAGGYRVQDPAADMAVAAALVSALSERPVAIDAVAFGEVALSGEIRPVAHGALRLKEAGKLGFERALVPAAVAKEESTLRMTGFRTLGEFVDHMLGR; from the coding sequence ATGGCGAAACCGCAGAAACGATATGTGTGCCAGGCGTGCGGATCGGTGTCGCATCGCTGGGCGGGACAATGTGCCGATTGCTCCGAGTGGAACACGCTGGTCGAAGAGGCGAGCGCGGTGGTCACGCCGTTCCAGGCGAAGCACGACCTGCGCACCGGCGGGCGATCGTTCGAGCTGGTCGGGCTCGACGCCGATATCGTCCTGCCTGAGCGGATGGCGACGGGCATCGCCGAACTCGATCGCGCGCTCGGCGGCGGTTTCGTCGAGGGGTCGGCGACGCTGATCGGCGGCGATCCCGGCATCGGTAAGTCGACGCTGCTGCTGCAGGCCGCCGCCAAGCTGGCGCTCGCCGGCAAGAGCGTCGCCTATGTCTCGGGCGAGGAGGCGACCGATCAGGTGCGGCTGCGTGCGCGGCGGCTGGGCATCGGCCATGCGCCGGTGCAGCTCGCCGCGGCGACCTCGACGCGCGATATCCTGACGACGCTGTCGATGGGGCCGCCGCCGGCCTTGCTGGTGATCGATTCGATCCAGACGATGCATTCCGACCTGATCGAGGGTGCGCCCGGCACGGTGAGCCAGGTGCGTGCGTCGTCGCAGGAGCTGATCCGCTTCGCCAAGGAACGCGGCACCGCGCTGGTGCTGGTCGGCCACGTCACCAAGGACGGGTCGATCGCCGGCCCGCGCGTGCTCGAACATATGGTCGACACCGTGCTCGCCTTCGAGGGCGAACGCAGCCACCAATATCGCATCCTGCGCGCGATCAAGAACCGCTTCGGCGGGACCGACGAGATCGGCGTGTTCGCGATGCAGAGCGAGGGGCTGGCGGAGGTCTCCAATCCCTCCGCGCTGTTCCTGACGCAGCGCGACGAGGGGGTGACGGGGACGACGGTGTTCCCCGCGCTGGAGGGGACGCGGCCGGTGCTGGTCGAGATCCAGGCGCTGGTGGTGCGGCTGGCGAGCGGGGCGACGCCGCGCCGCGCGGTGGTCGGCTGGGACAGCGGGCGGCTGGCGATGATCCTCGCGGTGCTCGAGGCGCGCTGCGGGCTGAGCTTCTCCAATGCCGAGGTCTATCTGAATATCGCCGGCGGCTATCGCGTGCAGGACCCGGCGGCGGACATGGCGGTGGCGGCGGCGCTGGTGTCTGCGCTGTCCGAGCGGCCGGTGGCGATCGACGCGGTCGCGTTCGGCGAGGTCGCGCTGTCGGGCGAGATCCGGCCGGTGGCGCATGGCGCGCTGCGGCTGAAGGAGGCGGGCAAGCTGGGGTTCGAGCGCGCGCTGGTGCCGGCGGCGGTGGCGAAGGAGGAGAGCACGCTGCGGATGACGGGGTTCCGGACGCTGGGCGAGTTCGTGGATCATATGCTGGGGCGGTGA
- a CDS encoding CvpA family protein, with protein MALTALDIIVLVAVLGAALLGLKHGFVTEVLSLFAWVAIVAMLKLFHVALAAKLAGTIGTASGAAVAAFVVIAGGTYIGGKLVANAIGKRTRQSILGPVDRALGFGFGALKGLIIASLGFLVAALLVDTARGGPAQRPDWMTQSRCYNLLNATSAGIADFVDRRRRGLPVFGARQSLRSDASDNASSPR; from the coding sequence ATGGCGCTGACCGCTCTCGACATCATCGTACTCGTCGCCGTGCTGGGCGCGGCGCTGCTCGGGCTCAAGCATGGCTTCGTTACCGAAGTGCTGTCGCTGTTCGCCTGGGTGGCGATCGTCGCGATGCTCAAGCTGTTCCACGTCGCGCTCGCCGCGAAGCTGGCGGGCACGATCGGCACCGCGTCGGGCGCGGCGGTGGCAGCGTTCGTGGTGATCGCCGGCGGTACCTATATCGGCGGCAAGCTCGTCGCCAATGCGATCGGCAAGCGGACGCGGCAGTCGATCCTCGGCCCCGTCGATCGCGCGCTCGGCTTCGGCTTCGGCGCGCTCAAGGGGCTGATCATCGCCAGCCTCGGCTTTCTCGTCGCGGCGCTGCTGGTCGATACCGCGCGCGGCGGCCCGGCGCAGCGGCCCGACTGGATGACGCAGTCGCGCTGCTACAACCTGCTCAACGCGACCAGCGCGGGGATCGCCGATTTCGTCGACCGGCGGCGGCGCGGCCTGCCGGTGTTCGGCGCGCGCCAGAGCCTCCGGTCCGATGCCTCCGACAATGCGAGCAGTCCACGATGA
- a CDS encoding iron-sulfur cluster assembly scaffold protein, giving the protein MNAPLYNAEILRLAASIPHHARLDHAQATAEKRSPICGSRVTVDVGVGDDGRVSEVGLLVRACALGQASASLLARDILGKTPEELAAARDALTAWLAREGDMPDWPGLDVFAPALDYTARHPSIRLAFEAAAEAAFAAREAHADA; this is encoded by the coding sequence ATGAATGCGCCCCTCTACAATGCCGAGATCCTGCGGCTCGCGGCGTCGATCCCGCATCATGCGCGGCTCGACCACGCGCAGGCCACCGCGGAGAAACGTTCGCCGATCTGCGGCAGCCGCGTGACGGTGGACGTCGGCGTCGGCGACGACGGCCGGGTGAGCGAGGTCGGGCTGCTGGTGCGCGCCTGCGCGCTGGGGCAGGCGTCCGCGTCGCTGCTCGCGCGCGACATCCTCGGCAAGACGCCGGAGGAGCTGGCGGCGGCGCGCGATGCGCTGACCGCCTGGCTGGCGCGCGAGGGCGACATGCCGGACTGGCCGGGGCTCGACGTGTTCGCGCCGGCGCTCGATTATACCGCGCGGCATCCGTCGATCCGGCTGGCGTTCGAGGCGGCGGCCGAGGCGGCGTTCGCGGCGCGCGAGGCGCATGCCGATGCATGA